The Amycolatopsis jiangsuensis nucleotide sequence CGGACGTCGACGGGGTGCTGGCGTGGGCGGACGACGCCCGCCGCCGGCTCGAGTCGATGGACACCTCCGAAGAAGCGCTGGGGGCGCTGGCAGCGCGCCGGGACGAGCTGGCGCAGCAGCTGGTGGGGCACGCCACCGAGGTCTCCGCGGCGCGTGGCAAAGCGGCCGCCGAGCTGGCCACCGCGATCACCAAGGAGCTCTCCGGTCTCGCGATGGGCCAGGCGGAGCTGGAGGTCACCGTCGAACAGCGTCCGGCCGAACGGGGTGACCAGCAGGCGCTGGCCATCGACGGGCACGCGGTGCACGCCGGCCCGGACGGCGTCGACGAGGTCGAACTGCTGCTGCGCGCGCACGACGGCGCGCCGCCGCTGCCGGTGCACAAGGCCGCGTCGGGTGGTGAGCTGTCCCGCGTGATGCTGGCCATCGAGGTCGTGCTCGCCCACGCGGACACCGTGCAGACGTTGGTGTTCGACGAGGTGGACGCCGGCGTCGGCGGCCGGGCCGCGGTGGAGATCGGCCGCCGGCTCGCCCGGCTCGCCCGCACCCACCAGGTCCTGGTCGTCACGCACCTGCCGCAGGTGGCCGCGTTCGCCGACCAGCACCTGGTGGTGGACAAGGGCACCAGCGGCGGGGTCACGCGCAGTGGCGTGCAGCTGCTGGACCAGGGCGACCGGGTGCGCGAGCTGGCCCGCATGCTGGCCGGGATGGACGGGACGGAGACCGGCCGGGCGCACGCGGAGGAACTGCTCGCGGCGGCGGAGAAGGACAAGAGCGCCGCGCCGGCCGGGAAAGCCGGCGGTGCGGCAAAACGCAAACGGGCCAAGAAAGCCTGAGCCCGTGGCCGGAGAGACCGCGGCACTCACGGGCGCCGGAGAGCGGCCCGAGGGCCGGAAGCCGGAAGCTGACCTGAGAGCCGGAAGCTGACCTGGGAGCGGGAAGGCGGAAACCGACCCAGGAGCGAAAAGTCGGAAGCTCGCGGCGCGGCGCCCCGGGAACGGATCGGCTCCCGCGTCCGGCGCCGTCCGCAGCACCGGCCGGGCACCAGCACCGGCCGCGCACCAGAGCCGGTCAGCCGGCCACTCGTGTCCGGAATCAGGAAGGACGGAACACCGCGTATGACCTGGGCCGCGGCCGTCGACGTCGAGGCCGAGCTGACGAGGGCGTGCCGTGACGGCGACCTCGACCGGTTCCTCGGGCTCCTCGGTGACGAGGAGCTGTTCGTGCCGATCCACCGGGACCAGGCGGAGCAGCTCGCGCGGGAGCGCGTGTGGGTGCCCGCCCGAATCTGTTGTGCGCACGAGGGCGAGCCGTCGTTGCAGGTCTTCACCCGCGGTGCGGTGCCCGATCTCGGGGCCGGTGTGGTGTTCCTCAGCGGCGACCTCGACTGGGCCACCTGCGGCCTCGGCCCGGGGGAGCAGGTGGTGTTCAACCGCGGCACGTCCGCGCAATGGCGGGTCGACGCGTCCGTCGTGCAGCCGTGGCTCGACGCCAACCCGCATCGGCTCACCGCGGTGGAACAGCAGGTCGAGCGGCTCAACACAGTGAGCTACGGGCATCTGGACGGCCCGATCGCGCGGGCGCTCGCCTGTGGAGTGCCGCAGGCGGTCCTCGTCGCGGAGCCGTGGAACCTGCTCGACGCGCGCTACCACGACTACGTCGCCGAAGTCCGTGGGCTGCGGGACTGGTGGGGCGTCACGGACACGGCGGGCTGGCGTGCCGCGGTCGACGGGTTGCTCGGTGACCGCCGCCGGTTCACCCCGGAGGCGGTCGCGCTCGCGCTGCGGACACGCGGTGGTGCGGAGCTCGATCCGCTGTCGTGGGCACGGCTGGTCGCGAGCTGGTGCGCGGAGAACGACCTGTCCGGGCAAGCGGATGCGCTCGTCGACGCGGTCCGCCGGATCGTGCGCTACGAGCAGCGGCTCCGGGCGGACGCGGTACTGCCGCCGGACGCGGTGGTGGGCAGCACGTTCGGCTGGGACGTCGCGCGGGTGCTGGAGCTGGTGCGTCGTGGCCTGGCAGTCGGGCACTGCGACGAGCTCACCGCCGAACTGCAGGTGCTGGAGGCCGGTGCGCTCGCCCGCCGCTACCACGAGTCATGGGCACAGCTGTCCGCCGGTTTCGTGTTGGGCCGGGTGCTGGCGCTGGACGAGGAACAGTTCGGCGAGCACTACCGGAGTGCCGTGCGGGTCCACCACCTGCTGCTGAACGATCCGGCGAGCCCCTGGTGGAATCTCGGTTTCGCGGACGAACCGACCGGCGGCCGCCCCTGAACCGGAGCACGGCGCGAGCGCACGGCAGCACAACGAGTCACGTCCGCTTCGGCGCGTCGGCGGTACTCCCGGGGACAAGTTTGTCACCATCAGCCACATGAAGCTCACCGGTTTGCTCGCGCGGAACCACGAAGCCCTCCCCGGCATCACCGGCGTCGCGCGGGCCGACCGCCGCACGCGGGAGCTGCTGCGCCGGGTCAGCGCGGGCGACGTCGTCGTGCTCGACCAGCTCGATCTGGACCGTGCCACCGCCGACGCGCTGGTGGCCGCGGAGGTCGCCGCCGTGATCAACGCCTCGCCGTCGATCTCCGGGCGGTTTCCCAACCTGGGGCCGGAAATCCTCGTCGCGGCGGGGATCCCGCTGATCGACTCGGTGGGCGGCGAGCTGCTGCGCACGGTCAAGGACGGCACGAAACTGCGCGTGCACGAGGGCGCGGTGTACCTGGGCGAGCGCCAGCTCGCCACCGGCGTGGAGCAGACCGCGGAGAGTGTCGCGGACCAGATGATCGAGGCCAAGGCCGGGATGTCGACCCAGCTGGAGGCCTTCTCCGCGAACACCATCGAATTCCTCCGCCGCGAACGCACGCTGATCCTCGACGGCGTGGGCGTGCCGGAGCTGAAGGTCGCCATCCGTGACCGGCACGTGCTCGTCGTGGCCGGCGGCACCGGGCACGCGGAGGACCTGAAGCGGCTCAAGAAGTACCTCGGCGAGCACCGTCCGGTGCTGATCGGGGTGGACGCCGGCGCGGACACCCTGCGCACGCAGGGCTACACCCCGGACGTGGTCGTCGGCGACCCGACCGGCATCGGCACCGCCACGCTGCGCGGCGGCGGTGAGGTCGTGGTGCCCGCGCAGCCGGACGGGCACGCCCCTGGCGTCGAGCGGATCCAGGACCTCGGCATCGGCGCGGTCACCTTCCCCGCGTCCGGCAACGCCGAGGACCTCGCGCTGCTGCTGGCCGACGCGCACGGCGCGAGCCTCGTGGTCACCGTCGGCTTCCAGGCCACGCTGCGGGAGTTCCTCGACCACGGCCGGTCCGGGTCCAACCCCTCGACCTTCCTCACCCGGCTCAAGCTGGGCACCAAGCTCGTCGACGGCAAAGCCGTCGCCACGCTGCACCGCAGCCGGGTGTCACTCGGCGCCGTCGCGCTGCTCGTCCTCGCCGCCGTCGTCGTGGTGGTCGCCGCACTGCTCGTGTCCGACGTCGGTTCCGTCTACCTGGACTGGATCCAGCACACCTGGTCCACGTTCACCGCCTGGGTGAAGGGGCTCTTCACGTGATTTCCCTGCGCTACCACATCGTTTCCATCACCGCGTGCTTCCTCGCACTGGCCGTCGGCGTGGTGCTGGGCTCGACCGCGCTGAACGGCTCGCTGCTGTCCGGGCTCTCGGACCAGAAGAAGGACCTGGGCACCCAGGTGTCCGATCTGGAGGCGCAGCGCAACGTGCTGAACGCCCGGCTGTCGGACGCGGACGCGTTCGCCGGTTCGATGGGGCCGAAGATCGTGGCCGGTGCACTGGACAAGCGCAGCGTGGTATTGGTCACCACGCAGGACGCCCGCCCGGCCGACCGCGACGCGCTCAAGAAGCTCGTCGGCCAGTCCGGTGCCTCGGTGACCGGGGAGCTGCAGTTGACCGAGTCGTTCACTGATCCGGCCAAGGCCGACCAGCTGCGGGACGTGGTGACCCGGCTGCAGCCTGCCGGGGCGCAGTTCCCGACCGCGGGTGATTCCGGCACGCTCGCCGGCGCGCTGCTGGGATCGGTGCTGCTGCTGGACAAGAGCAGCGCCAAGCCGCAGTCCAGCCCGGACGAGCTGGCCGCGGCGCTCGGCGGGCTCACCGACGGGGGGTTCGTCAAGCCGAGCCAGGGGGTGCAGCCCGCGCAGCTGGCGATCGTGCTCACCGGAGCGCAGCAGTCCGGTGAGGGCGCCGGCGACCGGGCGGCCTCCATCGCGAGGTTCGCCGCGCAGCTCGACCGCTCCGGGGCGGGCACGGTGCTCGCCGGCGATCCGGGTTCGGCCGAGGGCAGCGGGCCGCTCGGCGTGGTCCGCGCGGACACCTCGTCGACCTCGATTCTGTCCACTGTGGACAACGTCGACTCCCAGGCCGGCCGGGTGGCGACCCTGCTGGCGCTGAAGGAACAGCTCGAGGGCGCCGCCGGCCGCTACGGCATCGCAGGCAACGCACAGGCTCCCGCACCCGGGGTGGGTTCCGAGGGCAACTGAGCGGCGGCTTCCGCGCATCGGCGGCGGCACGGGGATCCCTTCGAGGGTGCGGGAGCCCCGGGTCGCCGCCGATTTTCGCGTGGTACAAACCAGCCGGTTCCCAGCATCCGGACGAGTGTGCCGGACATCCCACCCCGGTGAGGCTGCATCAGGTTCTCCTCAGCGAGAACATGGGTCATTCACAGCCTGGCAGGCGAATCTGGCACGATGATCGCCAACGACCCCGGGAGCATGGCTCGACGATGACGACCACCGAGATGCCGCGTGCCCACGCGGAGGAACCGGCGCCCGCGCCGGCGGCGAAATCGCCCCACCTGCGACAGCTGGACCTGTACCGGGTGCTCACCTTCGCCGTGGTGATCTTCATCCACGTGCTGGTCGCCACGACCTATCCGGAAGACGTGCCCGCCGGCGCGTTCGAGGTACCGCTGCACTTCGCCCGTGCGGCGTTCTTCGCACTGACCACGTTCGTGCTGATGTTCCAGTACCGGAGCCGGCCGCTGCAGGCGAAGAAGTTCTGGCGCCGCCGGGTGCCGCTGGTCGCGGTGCCGTACGTGGTCTGGTCGGTGCTCTACTGGGCTTATTCGATGCTGACCTCGCCGCAGCCGGTGGGCCCGCTGTCCGGTCAGCTGCGGGCGCTGCTGATCGAGATCGGCACCGGCACCGCCTGGTACCACCTGTACTTCCTGCTCGTGACGCTGCAGGTGTACCTGCTGTTCCCGCTGCTGCTGAAGCTGGTGGGGCTCATCCGGCGCCATCCGCTGCCGGTGCTCGCGGTGTCCGGCGTGGTGCAGATCGCGGTGATGGTGTTCCTGAGCTATCCACCGGAAAGCCTCGACTACGGCGTGCTCAGCCGGTTCTTCGTCACCCTGCTGCCCTACCAGTTCTACTCGGTCCTCGGCATGGTCACCGCGGTCCACCTCGAGACGGTGCACGACTGGCTGCGCGGGCACGTCCGCTGGGTCGTGGCCGCGCTCGTGGCCGGGCTGGTCATCACCGAAACCGGCTACTTCCTCAGCGTCCGGCACGGAGTGTGGCCGGAGTCGGCGGCGGACGCGTACCGGCCGTACCTGCTGCCGTGGATCGTCGCCGCGGTCTGCGGGCTGTACCTGGCGGGCAGCCGATGGGCCGAGGGCAGGCAGCGGGCCGGGAGGTTCGTCTCCTGGGCGGTGGACCGCTCGTTCGCGGTGTTCCTGTCCCACCCGCTCGCGCTCGCCCTGCTGGCGCCGCTGATCTCGTTCGTCGGCGACCGCTACGGCGCCCCGTGGACGACGTTCGTGATCTATCCGCTCACGGTGGCGCTGACCTTCGCCATCGTGACGGTGCTGCGCCGGGTGCCGTGGAGCAAGGCGCTGACCGGGCGGGCGCGGGTACGGGCCTCGGCCTGATCCTCAGCCACTCGGCCACTGGCGGTGCTTGTCCAGCGGCCGGGCGTAGGACCCGGCCCTGCTGGTGTGCAGGCCCAACGCGACCAGGGATTCCGCGAGCCGGACGGCCGCCGCGACGCCGTCCACCACGGGCACGTCGAGCAGTGCGGACATCCGCCGGTCGAGCCCGGTCATCCCGGCGCAGCCGAGCACGAGCACCTCGGCGCCGGAGTCCCGCACCCGGCGGGCGGCGGTCAGCAGGGCCGCTTCGGTGCGGGCCTCGTCACCGAGCTCCAGCACACCCAGCCCCGCTCCGGCCACCGCGACGCAGTTGCGGTCCACGCCGGCGCTGTGCAGGCTGTCCTCGATCAGCCCGCAGGTGCGGTCCAGCGTGGTGACCACGCCGTAGCGCCGCCCGAGCAGCCCGGCCAGATGCGCCGCGGCCTCGGTGATGTCGACCACCGGCACGTCCAGCAGCTCCCGCGCACCCTCCCGGCCGTGCTCGCCGAACCCGGCCATCACCACGGCGTCGAACGGCTCGTCGATGTTCCGCAGCAGGTCCAGTACCGCGGCCGCGGAGAGGAAGCTGTCGAGCCAGCCCTCCGCGGATTCCGGGCCCCACGACGGCGTGCGCGCGAAGACCTCGGTACCCGCGCTCGCGGCCGCGCGGGCCCCGGCCTCGATCTCCTTGGTCATCGCCTCGGTGGTGTTGCAGTTGGTCACGAGGATGCGCATGCGGCCCTCCGCTGCCGGGACGAGACGGCGAAGTAGAGCGCCCCGGCGGTCGTGGTGCCGAGGAACCAGGAGTACGGCGCGGCCGGGGCGAAGAAGGGCACCAGCGCGATCACCGCGGACAGCGCCGCGCACGGGAGGAACGTCGCCATCGCCCGCGGGTTCACCTTGCGGTAGACGCTCTCACGCGCGAACAGCTGTCCGACGTCGACCTTCCCGCGCCGCACCAGGTAATAGTCCACGACCATGATCCCGAACAGCGGCCCGAGGAACGCGCCGAGCCCGCCGAGGAAGTAGTTGACCACCACCGGCGACGAGTAGAGCTTCCACGGCAGCACGCACAGCGCGGCCACCGCGCTGATCATCCCGCCGACGGTGAACGAGATCCGCTTCGGCCAGATGTTGGCCAGGTCGTAGGCGGGGGAGACGAAGTTGGCCACGATGTTCACTCCCATCGTGGCGATCGCGAAGGTCAGCGCGCCGATGATGAGGACCGGGGTGCTGTGCACGCGGGCCAGCAGTTCGGCCGGGTCGGTGATCGCCTCGCCGAAGACCTGCAGGCTGCCCGCGGTCACGATGACCGACAGCAGCGCGAACGCCGAGGAGTTGACCGGCAGGCCCCAGAAGTTCCCGCGCCGCACGGTTTTCTGGTCCGGTGCGAAGCGGGAGAAGTCGCAGAAGTTGAGCATCAGCGTGCCGTAGGTGGACAGGATCAGCCCGGCCGCGCCGAACCACTGGCGCACCTGCTCCCCGGCCGGCAGCGAGCGCGGGCTGGCGGTGAAGGAGATCCGCCAGTGCGCGGCGGCGAGGATCCAGACCGCGAGCGCGATCATCACCACCCAGATCAGCGGCCCGCACCAGTCCTGGAACTTGCGCACCGCCTCCATTCCGCGGGTCAGCACGAGCGCCTGCACCAGCCACAGCGCGAGGAAGCAGATCCAGCCGAGCGCGTGCAGGCCGAGGAAACTGTGCTCGGTCCACGGTTTCAGCGCCGGGTCGATGGCCAGCACGAGCAGGGTGATGGCGACGCTGGCGAGGTAGGTCTGGATGCCGTACCAGAAGATCGCGATCACCGCGCGGATCAGCGCGGGCAGGTTCGCGCCGAAGGTGCCGAAGCTGATCCGCGCGACCACCGGGAACGGCACGCCGGTGCGCTGCCCGATCCGGCCCATCAGGTTCATCCCGGCGAAGATGACCACGAACCCGAACAGCAGCGCGGTGAGCACCTGCCAGGCCGAGAGGCCGAGCACGAACAGCCCGGCGGCGAAGGTGTAGTTGCCGAGGTTGTGCACGTCGGACATCCACAGCGCGAAGATGTCGTAGACCTTCCAGGTGCGTTTCCCGGCAGGGGCGAGATCGGCGTTCCACAGCCGGGGATCCGGCTCGGCGGGCAGGCTGGTGGTGGTTCCGGTGGACGAGGCGGCTTTCATGCGGGCCTCCGCTCAGCGGTCCGGCAGATTTGGTATCCCAAAGCTTGGTATCCCAAATATCACCCCGCTGTCCCGCCGCGTCAACCCTTCCGGCGATAAACTCGCCGGTGCCGGGCGGGTGTTCTCGCCGGCGTCCGCGGAGAGAGGGGACCGGTGAGCAGCACCGACGACCGCCGGCCGTTCGCGGCGACCCGGCAGCGGGTGCGCGACGAGCTGCGCGAGCGGATCCTGACCGGCCGGCTGCGGCCGGGTGACCGGCTCGTGGAACGGGAGCTGGCCGAGGACCTCGGGGTGTCCAGGGTGCCGGTGCGCGAGGCGATCCGCAGCCTCGAGGCCGAGGGGTTCCTGGTCGTGCAGTCGCCGCGGCGGGTCGTGGTGCGTCAGCTCGCGCGGGTCGACGTCGAGGAGCTGTTCGACGTGCGGGAGGCGCTGGAGAGCCTCGCCGCCGGGCTGGCCGCCGAGCGGGCCGGGAAGCCGCAGCTGCGCCGGCTCGAGCGGCTGCTGGCCGAGGCCGCCCGCGCCACCCAGCGCGGCGACGGCGCGCGGATCGCGACGCTCAACAGCCGGTTGCACGACGAGATCGTGACGATCGCGGGCAACGGACTGCTCTCCACCGTGCTGCAGCCGCTTGAAGGCAGGCTGCGCTGGCTCACCAGCCAGAACGAACACTGGAGTGACCTGCTGGGCGAGCACCGCCGGCTGGTCGAGGCGATCGCCTCCGGCGACGCCGCGCGCGCTCGCGAACTCGCCGCCGAACACGTCCGGGTCAACCGCGCGGTGACCTTGCGGGCGCTCTTCGGTGCGGACGGCGAGGACGAGCGTCCGGCCGGGTGAGGTCCCGCGTGCCAGTGCATGGCGAACGCGTGTCCACAGTGGAGCTACCGGCGGCAGAGGTGGTCCGGAGGGCGGGAATGGCGCATACGCAAGGTGTTCCGGAGTGGTTGTCCACCTCGGACGGGAGGTGGCTGCACGCGATGGTGCGGCCCGGTCCGGCGGACGCGCCCAAGGTGGTGTTCGAAGCAGGTGCCGCGGCGAGCCGTTCGTCGTGGGGGCTGGTGCAGCCACTGGTCGCGGAGTTCGCGCGCACTGTGGTCTACGACCGGTCCGGGCTCGGGCGCAGTGCCCCGGATCCGGCCGGGCGCACGCTCGACCGAATGGCGGCGGACCTGGTCGAGGTGCTCGCGCACTTCGGTCCGGGGCCGTACGTGCTGGCCGGGCACAGCGCGGGCGGCCCGATCGTCCGGCTCGCCGCTGCGCGCACCGGCGCGGACATCGCCGGACTGGCCCTGGTCGAGCCGACCGACGAAGCCGCGGAAGTGCTGTTCTCGCCGCGGTTCCGCCGGAACGAGCGGATCTTCGCGCGCCTCGGCGTGGGGCTCGCCTCCGTGGGACTGCTGAAGCCGCTGTACCGCCCGATGCTGCGCGCGGTCCCGGACGACGTGCGGCGCGACCTCGTCCGGGAAGCCTTCACCCCGCAGGTGATGCGCACGATGGGTGAGCAGGCGCGGACGTTCCTCGACGAGCTGGCCGCCTGGCGAACCACGCCACCGGATCCCCGCGGCATCCCGGTGACGATCTTGTCCGGCGGCCGTGCGGGGGACGGGATGAACGCCGCGGTGCGGGCGCAGGCGAACGCGGCGCACGCACATCGCGTGGCGAATTCGCCGCACGGGCGGCAGGTGTACGCGCACCGCTCCGGGCACCTCGTGCCGATCACCGAACCGGAGCTGGTCGCGGAGGAGGTCCGCCGGCTGGCCCTCAGCCGGCCAGACCGTCCCAGGTCCCGGTGAACTCCGGAAAGGTCTTCCCGACCGTGCCCGGGTTCTCCACCCGGACCCCGGGCACGCGCAGGCCCAGCACTGCCGCGGCCATCACCAGGCGGTGGTCGTCGTAGGTGCGGAACACCCCGCCGTGCAGCGGCGCGGGGGTGATGCGCAACCCGTCCCCGGTTTCGGTCACGCCCGCGCCCAGCCCGGACAGCTCGGTGGCCAGCGCGGTGAGCCGATCGGTCTCGTGCCCGCGCAGGTGCGCCACGCCGGAGATCGCCGACGGGCCCTCGGCGAAGCACAGCATGGCCGCGATGACCGGAGTCAGCTCGCCGACCTCGTGCAGATCGAGTTCCACCCCGGGAATCACCGATCCGCCGGTGACCGTGAGCCCGCTGTCGTCCAGCGTCACCTTCGCGCCCAGCGCGGGCAGCAGGCTGCGCAGCCAGTCACCCGGCTGCGTCGTGTACTTCGGCCAGCCCTGTACGCGTACGGTGCCGCCGGCCACCACTGCGGCGGCAGCGAATGGTGCCGCCGTGGAAAGGTCCGGCTCCACCACATACTCCGGACAGGACAGCTTCGACGGTGCGACGTGGAATTCGCTGCCTTCACGCTCCACAGTGGCACCGAAGCGGCGCAGCATGTCCAGCGTCATCGCGATGTGCGGCTCGCTGGGCGGCGCGTCTCCCACGAGGCGCACGGTGATGCCCTGGTCGAACGCTGGGCCCGCAAGCAACAGCGCGGACAGGAACTGGCTGGACGCCGACGAGTCGAGATCGACCTTGCCGCCGCGAAGCCCCCCTTCGCCGTGCACGGTGAACGGCGGAGCGCCGCGGCCCTCGTCGTCGATGCGCGCGCCGAGCCGTCGCAGCGCGGTCAGCAACGGGCCGATCGGGCGCCGGCGGATCGCCTCGTCACCGTCGAACCGCACCGCGGCGCTGCCCAGCGCAGCCAGCGCCGGGGTGAACCGCGCGACGGTGCCGGCGTTGCCCATTGTGACGGTGGCCTCGTCGACGCGGCCTCCGGCCGGGCCGAGCGGGTGCACGAGGAAGCCGTCCGCGGTCTGCTCGGACCGCGCACCCAGGGTGGCCAGTGCGCCGAGCATGAGCCGGGTGTCACGCGAGTCGAGAGGCACGCGCACACGGGTCGGCGCGCTCGCCAGCGCAGCGAGTACGTACGCGCGGTTGGTGATCGACTTCGATCCCGGGACGCGCACCGCGGCGTCGAGAGGGGTGTTCGCGACCGGGGCCGCCCAGTGGTCTTCGTGCGCATCCGTCACGCGGAGCACCCTAGCGCGACGCGCTGCCGGTCGGGCTGCCGAGCGGTTCCGCGCGGGTGCGATATGCTGGCGGCCCGTGGGACTTCAGTCGCGGGCTACCAAGTTTGTCTTTGTCACCGGAGGCGTCGCCTCCTCTCTGGGTAAGGGGCTGACGGCGTCCAGCCTCGGTCAGTTGCTCACCTCGCGCGGGCTTCGCGTCACGATGCAGAAGCTCGATCCGTACCTCAACGTCGACCCCGGGACGATGAACCCGTTCCAGCACGGTGAGGTCTTCGTCACCGACGACGGCGCGGAGACCGATCTCGACATCGGGCACTACGAGCGCTTCCTCGACCGCGATCTGGACGGCAAGGCCAACGTGACCACCGGCCAGGTGTACTCGGAGGTCATCGCCAAGGAACGGCGCGGCGAGTACCTCGGCGACACGGTGCAGGTCATTCCGCACATCACTGACGAGATCAAGAAGCGGATCACCGCGGCGGCCGAGCCGGACGAGCACGGCAGCACGCCGGACGTGGTGATCACCGAGGTCGGCGGCACGGTCGGCGACATCGAGTCGCTGCCGTTCCTCGAGTCGATCCGGCAGGTGCGCCACGACGTGGGCCGCGACCACTGCTTCTTCCTGCACGTGTCGCTGGTGCCCTACCTCGCCCCCTCGGGTGAGCTCAAGACCAAGCCGACCCAGCATTCGGTGGCCGCGCTGCGCAACATCGGCATCCAGCCCGACGCGCTGGTCTGCCGGGCCGACCGCGAGATCCCGGAGGACCTCAAGCGCAAGATCGGCCTGATGTGCGACGTGGACTCCGAGGCGGTCATCGCCTGCCCGGACGCGCGGTCGATCTACGACATCCCGAAGGTGCTGCACGGCGAGGCGCTGGACGCCTACGTGGTGCGGCGGCTCGGGCTGCCCTTCCGCGACGTCGACTGGACGGTGTGGGGCGACCTGCTCGACCGCGTGCACAACCCGGCCGAGGTCGTGCGGGTCGCCGTGGTGGGCAAGTACATCGATCTGCCCGACGCCTACCTGTCGGTCACCGAGGCGCTGCGTGCCGGCGGGTTCGCGCACCGGGCCAAGGTGGAGATCAAGTGGGTGGCTTCCGACGACGCGCAGACCGCGTCCGGCGCGGCCTCCGTGCTGTCCGATGTGGACGGTGTGCTGATCCCCGGCGGGTTCGGTATCCGCGGCATCGAGGGCAAGGTCGGCGCGATCGAGTACGCGCGCACCCGCGGGGTGCCGGTGCTCGGCCTGTGCCTCGGCCTGCAGTGCATGGTGATCGAATCGGCCCGGCACCTGGCCGGGATCGAGGACGCCAACTCCGCGGAGTTCGAGGAGAGCACCCGGCATCCGGTGATCTCCACCATGGCCGACCAGCGCGACGTGGTGGCCGGCGAGCGCGACATGGGCGGCACGATGCGCCTGGGTGCCTATCCGGCGAAGCTCAAGGCCGGTTCGCAGGTGGCCAGGGCCTACGGCAGCACCGAGGTGTCCGAACGGCACCGGCACCGCTACGAGGTGAACAACGCCTACCGCGAGCAGCTGTCCGAGGCGGGGCTGGTGTTCTCCGGCACCTCGCCGGACGAGCGGCTGGTCGAGTTCGTGGAGTTGCCCGCGGACGTGCACCCGTTCTTCGTGGGCACGCAGGCGCATCCCGAGCTGAAGAGCCGCCCGACCCGGCCGCACCCGCTGTTCGGCGCGTTCGTGAAAGCCGTGGTGGACCGCAAGGTCGCCGAGCGGCTGCCGGTCACGCTGACCGAACCGCCCGTGGCCGCCCGGTGAGCGCCCCCGGCGAGCACGAGTTCACCGTCGCCGGCAGCGAGGTCGTCCACATCGGACGGGTCGTCGGGCTGCGCATCGACGACGTGGTGATGCCCGGCGGGAAGACCGCGAAGCGCGAAGTCGTGGAGCACCTCGGGGCGGTCGCGATCCTCGCGCTCGACGAGCACGACGAGGTCACCCTGATCCATCAGTACCGGCACCCGCTCGGGCACCGGTTGTGGGAACTGCCCGCGGGGCTGATCGACAAGCCGGGGGAGGACCCGGTGGACTCGGCGCGACGCGAACTGGTCGAGGAGGCCGGCCTCACCGCCGGTGACTGGGTGACGCTGGTCGACGTGGCCGCCTCGCCCGGTTTCACCGACGAGGTGGTGCGGGTCTTCCTCGCCCGTGACTTGTCCGAAGTGGACCGTGAACTGCTCGGCGAGGAGGAAGCCGACCTCGTGGC carries:
- a CDS encoding DUF1266 domain-containing protein → MTWAAAVDVEAELTRACRDGDLDRFLGLLGDEELFVPIHRDQAEQLARERVWVPARICCAHEGEPSLQVFTRGAVPDLGAGVVFLSGDLDWATCGLGPGEQVVFNRGTSAQWRVDASVVQPWLDANPHRLTAVEQQVERLNTVSYGHLDGPIARALACGVPQAVLVAEPWNLLDARYHDYVAEVRGLRDWWGVTDTAGWRAAVDGLLGDRRRFTPEAVALALRTRGGAELDPLSWARLVASWCAENDLSGQADALVDAVRRIVRYEQRLRADAVLPPDAVVGSTFGWDVARVLELVRRGLAVGHCDELTAELQVLEAGALARRYHESWAQLSAGFVLGRVLALDEEQFGEHYRSAVRVHHLLLNDPASPWWNLGFADEPTGGRP
- the steA gene encoding putative cytokinetic ring protein SteA, with the translated sequence MKLTGLLARNHEALPGITGVARADRRTRELLRRVSAGDVVVLDQLDLDRATADALVAAEVAAVINASPSISGRFPNLGPEILVAAGIPLIDSVGGELLRTVKDGTKLRVHEGAVYLGERQLATGVEQTAESVADQMIEAKAGMSTQLEAFSANTIEFLRRERTLILDGVGVPELKVAIRDRHVLVVAGGTGHAEDLKRLKKYLGEHRPVLIGVDAGADTLRTQGYTPDVVVGDPTGIGTATLRGGGEVVVPAQPDGHAPGVERIQDLGIGAVTFPASGNAEDLALLLADAHGASLVVTVGFQATLREFLDHGRSGSNPSTFLTRLKLGTKLVDGKAVATLHRSRVSLGAVALLVLAAVVVVVAALLVSDVGSVYLDWIQHTWSTFTAWVKGLFT
- a CDS encoding copper transporter — encoded protein: MISLRYHIVSITACFLALAVGVVLGSTALNGSLLSGLSDQKKDLGTQVSDLEAQRNVLNARLSDADAFAGSMGPKIVAGALDKRSVVLVTTQDARPADRDALKKLVGQSGASVTGELQLTESFTDPAKADQLRDVVTRLQPAGAQFPTAGDSGTLAGALLGSVLLLDKSSAKPQSSPDELAAALGGLTDGGFVKPSQGVQPAQLAIVLTGAQQSGEGAGDRAASIARFAAQLDRSGAGTVLAGDPGSAEGSGPLGVVRADTSSTSILSTVDNVDSQAGRVATLLALKEQLEGAAGRYGIAGNAQAPAPGVGSEGN
- a CDS encoding acyltransferase; translation: MTTTEMPRAHAEEPAPAPAAKSPHLRQLDLYRVLTFAVVIFIHVLVATTYPEDVPAGAFEVPLHFARAAFFALTTFVLMFQYRSRPLQAKKFWRRRVPLVAVPYVVWSVLYWAYSMLTSPQPVGPLSGQLRALLIEIGTGTAWYHLYFLLVTLQVYLLFPLLLKLVGLIRRHPLPVLAVSGVVQIAVMVFLSYPPESLDYGVLSRFFVTLLPYQFYSVLGMVTAVHLETVHDWLRGHVRWVVAALVAGLVITETGYFLSVRHGVWPESAADAYRPYLLPWIVAAVCGLYLAGSRWAEGRQRAGRFVSWAVDRSFAVFLSHPLALALLAPLISFVGDRYGAPWTTFVIYPLTVALTFAIVTVLRRVPWSKALTGRARVRASA
- a CDS encoding aspartate/glutamate racemase family protein, with product MRILVTNCNTTEAMTKEIEAGARAAASAGTEVFARTPSWGPESAEGWLDSFLSAAAVLDLLRNIDEPFDAVVMAGFGEHGREGARELLDVPVVDITEAAAHLAGLLGRRYGVVTTLDRTCGLIEDSLHSAGVDRNCVAVAGAGLGVLELGDEARTEAALLTAARRVRDSGAEVLVLGCAGMTGLDRRMSALLDVPVVDGVAAAVRLAESLVALGLHTSRAGSYARPLDKHRQWPSG
- a CDS encoding NCS1 family nucleobase:cation symporter-1; the protein is MKAASSTGTTTSLPAEPDPRLWNADLAPAGKRTWKVYDIFALWMSDVHNLGNYTFAAGLFVLGLSAWQVLTALLFGFVVIFAGMNLMGRIGQRTGVPFPVVARISFGTFGANLPALIRAVIAIFWYGIQTYLASVAITLLVLAIDPALKPWTEHSFLGLHALGWICFLALWLVQALVLTRGMEAVRKFQDWCGPLIWVVMIALAVWILAAAHWRISFTASPRSLPAGEQVRQWFGAAGLILSTYGTLMLNFCDFSRFAPDQKTVRRGNFWGLPVNSSAFALLSVIVTAGSLQVFGEAITDPAELLARVHSTPVLIIGALTFAIATMGVNIVANFVSPAYDLANIWPKRISFTVGGMISAVAALCVLPWKLYSSPVVVNYFLGGLGAFLGPLFGIMVVDYYLVRRGKVDVGQLFARESVYRKVNPRAMATFLPCAALSAVIALVPFFAPAAPYSWFLGTTTAGALYFAVSSRQRRAACASS
- a CDS encoding GntR family transcriptional regulator; translated protein: MSSTDDRRPFAATRQRVRDELRERILTGRLRPGDRLVERELAEDLGVSRVPVREAIRSLEAEGFLVVQSPRRVVVRQLARVDVEELFDVREALESLAAGLAAERAGKPQLRRLERLLAEAARATQRGDGARIATLNSRLHDEIVTIAGNGLLSTVLQPLEGRLRWLTSQNEHWSDLLGEHRRLVEAIASGDAARARELAAEHVRVNRAVTLRALFGADGEDERPAG